In one window of Microbacterium sp. PM5 DNA:
- a CDS encoding nuclease-related domain-containing protein — protein sequence MLHPVPAGTRGSDIDHVVVGAAGVFTINSKFHEGARIWVGSRRLLVSGQKTDHLRNTRYDVARTQKLLEAVIGSSVPVRGAIVIVGAKEITIREQPDDIAVLTAPQLVRWLKKQKPILEPTQLAVVVAAVRAEVTWSNEP from the coding sequence GTGCTTCATCCGGTGCCGGCCGGCACGCGCGGGAGCGACATCGACCACGTGGTCGTCGGCGCGGCCGGTGTGTTCACCATCAACTCGAAGTTCCACGAAGGCGCGCGCATCTGGGTCGGAAGTCGCCGGCTGCTCGTCAGTGGTCAGAAGACAGACCACTTGCGGAACACGCGCTACGATGTCGCGAGAACCCAAAAACTGCTCGAAGCCGTGATCGGCTCGAGCGTCCCTGTGCGCGGCGCGATCGTGATCGTCGGCGCCAAAGAGATCACCATTCGCGAGCAGCCGGACGACATCGCGGTGCTGACGGCGCCCCAGCTCGTGCGGTGGTTGAAGAAGCAGAAGCCGATTCTCGAGCCCACTCAGCTGGCGGTAGTGGTGGCGGCCGTTCGCGCCGAGGTGACCTGGTCGAACGAGCCGTGA
- a CDS encoding SIR2 family protein has product MRLTNDIDVPNDPLAAARNVRLVLFVGAGVSINAPSSLPLYDGLARTIAQTLGEEYDATLTPDRFLGQLMQAHPLVKDQVRAITGSAQSLLNANHRALARLATAAGAPIVTTNYDLHIEAAASETALSLGEEYSGPALPLGREVRGLVHLHGSASRPASELVVTDDDFGRGYLTDGWARRFVQDLFEHWTVLFVGYSHSDVAMTYLARGLPPSAQPRFVLTDEPSSPRWENLRITPVAYPSDDEHAALPLALDAWASLMNMGVLDHHARAKELAAGAPPSVPEEADYLADVLNTPSGARGFVAAATGYEWLRWAEEQPAFAVLFSMGRVENEASRVLAGWFVDEYVSVPERSALALGIAARLGPVISTELQWEISRAARALRATAPEDARRWMTILIAALRTDPAESGLTWFVG; this is encoded by the coding sequence GTGAGGCTTACCAACGATATCGACGTCCCAAACGACCCGTTGGCAGCCGCACGTAACGTCCGACTGGTCTTGTTCGTCGGTGCGGGCGTATCTATCAACGCACCGTCTAGCCTGCCGCTCTACGACGGCCTGGCTCGCACAATCGCTCAAACTCTCGGCGAGGAGTACGACGCTACTCTCACCCCGGACCGGTTCCTGGGTCAGCTAATGCAGGCGCATCCGCTCGTCAAGGATCAGGTGCGCGCGATCACCGGGAGTGCTCAGTCGCTTCTCAACGCCAATCACCGAGCACTCGCTCGCCTCGCGACCGCAGCCGGTGCGCCGATCGTTACGACGAACTACGACCTACACATTGAAGCCGCAGCCTCCGAGACAGCCCTGAGTCTCGGCGAAGAGTACTCCGGGCCTGCTCTGCCACTGGGGAGAGAGGTTCGGGGGCTCGTCCACCTACATGGCTCCGCGTCTCGTCCAGCGTCGGAGCTCGTGGTCACCGACGACGACTTCGGGCGGGGCTATCTCACCGACGGGTGGGCTCGACGATTCGTGCAGGATCTCTTCGAGCACTGGACAGTGCTCTTCGTCGGCTACAGCCACAGCGATGTAGCCATGACGTACTTGGCCCGTGGGCTTCCGCCGAGCGCGCAGCCTCGGTTCGTGCTCACCGACGAGCCGAGCAGCCCCCGGTGGGAGAACCTCCGGATCACACCGGTGGCATATCCAAGCGACGACGAACACGCGGCCCTTCCCCTGGCGTTGGACGCATGGGCGTCGTTGATGAACATGGGTGTCTTGGACCACCACGCGCGCGCGAAGGAACTCGCGGCCGGGGCTCCTCCGTCAGTGCCGGAGGAAGCGGACTACCTCGCCGATGTGCTGAACACACCGTCGGGGGCACGGGGCTTTGTAGCCGCGGCGACGGGCTACGAGTGGCTCCGGTGGGCTGAGGAACAACCGGCATTCGCGGTGCTTTTCAGTATGGGACGAGTCGAGAACGAGGCGTCTCGGGTTCTGGCAGGGTGGTTCGTCGATGAGTACGTCTCGGTTCCCGAGCGTTCGGCGCTCGCGCTTGGCATTGCCGCTCGGCTCGGACCGGTCATATCGACCGAACTCCAGTGGGAGATATCCCGCGCCGCGCGCGCGTTGCGAGCCACGGCGCCCGAAGATGCGCGTCGCTGGATGACCATTCTGATCGCCGCGTTGCGAACAGACCCCGCAGAGTCAGGCCTGACCTGGTTCGTTGGCTAG